A portion of the Natronococcus sp. AD-5 genome contains these proteins:
- a CDS encoding S8 family serine peptidase: protein MRKHDSVGRENESTHVSRRSLLRLGALAGVGLVGSAATVDRATALGADSGDSFDVVYANVRVREALQAWERGYRGRPDRSIALTDSGTDARHPDVGPWNGVTVTTEDGEFELRSTHPGGGDEDDVDTRELDSETFEGTNQGAVVIGLVDSPELSPVDGTERIEATLEWEDEGVSEMEIRLLEDGTQRTAARGAEGPLTIAYDGYATDGEYELEIVCWEGVVEYEAVAVYQEFVGDGGGGSNGETGREVDPFESVERTGLPHLVGWHNDHDRYGSYSRPRDDNGHGTHVASIMAGSGRASAIDTDRTQVDEPRTTLALGDALSYEVDARAGTGVFGSVFGDAIEVVVEGPDGEELARAAGASGTSEESLENNIVETPTVHDDGEATYTVHVRTLEGELITSGRVETVAVGAFLHAGETGGDALEGGDPSLHAGYAPGYSITSLTDLGTATETFGEFADEFAATFNVRALNMSWGYVGGLPLGAAGGTLDDIPASIRRIAEAGVVPVAAAGNDATPASGNGAPAVANEAVSVVSTGPYDGIAAYSSGGIGGVDDDSGEPYMKPDVTAPGGQVNVLDIAAQTGEPEDDVTEGEGDEEATDADLEPVEELEALDSAALEPKTEFDEAITGDADYEIDLADEVLDALTDVDGELLGNHGQGRSDGDRYGDIRDYTGKAGTSMAAPSVTGMVGLVADAMEDDAPESISIPEPAEAGYEDALRLKQVLLATASETALTAAPYHRAKAPIYRFGGRDPYEGYGRANVGPAIDAVTRDLTDESISGTVGLGVPDDERAVAGYVCVSNPGEIDASVEFSHYGGANAGATKGAPHVDLFLYDAQNPDELTGEPTVVDKDAGLEGAAAVSTTVSPDDLEDSGGERVLYVVAKLVNVPGLVNGFDVRAHLDLETAFDEAGLLVEGDREDDASVFTGGQTNRTDLGVTVRHPDGEDVIVRDTVPEGWDVDEEYGNVEATTPAFGGGTHVYFGVDDPRSAYEELTHFAQAPNDVEESGRYTFGPIAVTTDTGDDGTLTGREWTAISGTDRTVTVVAEET, encoded by the coding sequence ATGAGAAAACACGACAGTGTGGGAAGGGAGAACGAGAGTACGCACGTATCGCGACGATCGCTGCTCCGACTCGGGGCGCTGGCGGGCGTCGGACTCGTGGGATCGGCGGCAACCGTCGATCGGGCGACGGCCCTCGGCGCCGATAGTGGGGACTCGTTCGACGTCGTATACGCCAACGTTCGCGTCAGAGAAGCGTTGCAGGCCTGGGAGCGCGGCTATCGGGGCCGACCCGACCGGTCGATCGCGCTCACCGACTCCGGAACGGACGCGCGGCATCCGGACGTCGGCCCCTGGAACGGCGTCACCGTCACTACCGAAGACGGCGAGTTCGAACTCCGGTCGACGCACCCGGGCGGCGGAGACGAAGACGACGTCGACACGCGGGAGCTCGACAGCGAGACGTTCGAGGGAACCAACCAGGGCGCGGTCGTCATCGGGCTGGTCGACAGTCCCGAGCTGTCGCCGGTCGACGGCACGGAGCGCATCGAGGCGACCCTCGAGTGGGAGGACGAGGGCGTTTCGGAGATGGAGATTCGACTCCTCGAGGACGGGACGCAGCGCACGGCCGCCCGGGGAGCCGAAGGGCCGCTGACGATCGCCTACGACGGCTACGCGACCGACGGCGAGTACGAACTCGAGATCGTCTGCTGGGAGGGCGTCGTCGAGTACGAGGCCGTCGCCGTCTACCAGGAGTTCGTCGGGGACGGCGGTGGCGGCTCGAACGGCGAGACGGGCCGCGAGGTAGATCCGTTCGAATCGGTCGAGCGAACCGGCCTGCCGCACCTCGTCGGCTGGCACAACGACCACGACCGGTACGGCAGCTACAGCCGTCCGCGCGACGATAACGGGCACGGCACCCACGTCGCCTCGATCATGGCCGGCAGCGGTCGGGCGAGCGCGATCGACACCGACCGGACGCAGGTCGACGAGCCGCGGACGACGCTCGCGCTCGGCGACGCGCTGAGCTACGAGGTCGACGCCCGCGCCGGAACCGGCGTCTTCGGCAGCGTCTTCGGCGACGCCATCGAGGTCGTCGTCGAGGGGCCCGACGGCGAGGAACTCGCCCGCGCCGCCGGCGCCTCCGGCACGAGCGAAGAGTCGCTCGAAAACAACATCGTGGAGACGCCGACCGTCCACGACGACGGCGAGGCGACCTACACCGTCCACGTGCGCACGCTCGAGGGCGAACTGATCACGTCGGGTCGCGTCGAAACCGTCGCGGTCGGCGCGTTCCTCCACGCCGGCGAGACGGGCGGCGACGCCCTCGAGGGCGGCGACCCGTCGCTGCACGCCGGTTACGCGCCCGGCTACAGCATCACGAGCCTGACCGACCTCGGGACCGCGACCGAGACGTTCGGCGAGTTCGCCGACGAGTTCGCGGCGACGTTCAACGTCCGCGCGCTCAACATGTCCTGGGGCTACGTCGGCGGCCTCCCGCTGGGGGCGGCCGGCGGAACGCTCGACGACATCCCGGCGTCGATCCGACGGATCGCGGAGGCGGGGGTCGTCCCGGTCGCGGCGGCCGGGAACGACGCCACCCCTGCGAGCGGTAACGGCGCGCCCGCCGTCGCGAACGAGGCCGTCTCCGTCGTCTCGACGGGGCCGTACGACGGCATCGCCGCCTACTCCTCCGGCGGTATCGGCGGCGTCGACGACGACTCCGGCGAGCCGTACATGAAACCCGACGTCACCGCACCCGGCGGGCAGGTCAACGTCCTCGATATCGCCGCACAAACCGGCGAGCCGGAGGACGACGTCACCGAGGGCGAGGGCGACGAGGAAGCGACGGACGCCGACCTCGAGCCCGTCGAGGAACTCGAAGCGCTCGACTCCGCGGCGCTCGAGCCGAAGACCGAGTTCGACGAGGCGATCACCGGCGACGCGGACTACGAGATCGACCTCGCCGACGAGGTCCTCGACGCCCTGACCGACGTCGACGGGGAACTCCTCGGCAACCACGGGCAGGGTCGCAGTGACGGCGACCGCTACGGCGACATCCGCGATTACACGGGCAAGGCCGGAACGTCGATGGCCGCGCCCTCGGTCACCGGGATGGTCGGACTCGTCGCCGACGCGATGGAAGACGACGCCCCGGAGTCGATCTCGATCCCCGAACCCGCCGAAGCGGGCTACGAGGACGCGCTCCGGCTCAAGCAGGTCCTGCTCGCGACCGCGAGCGAGACCGCGCTGACCGCCGCGCCGTACCACCGCGCGAAGGCCCCGATCTACCGCTTCGGTGGCCGGGACCCCTACGAGGGCTACGGCCGCGCGAACGTCGGCCCGGCCATCGACGCCGTCACTCGAGACCTCACGGACGAGTCGATCTCCGGAACGGTCGGCCTCGGCGTTCCCGACGACGAGCGCGCCGTCGCCGGCTACGTCTGCGTCTCGAATCCCGGGGAGATCGACGCGTCGGTCGAGTTCAGCCACTACGGCGGCGCCAACGCCGGCGCGACGAAGGGCGCTCCGCACGTCGACCTCTTCCTGTACGACGCACAGAACCCCGACGAGCTGACCGGCGAACCGACGGTCGTGGACAAGGACGCCGGTCTCGAGGGCGCCGCCGCCGTCTCGACGACCGTCTCGCCGGACGACCTCGAGGACAGCGGCGGCGAGCGCGTCCTCTACGTCGTCGCGAAGCTCGTGAACGTCCCCGGACTCGTCAACGGCTTCGACGTCCGGGCGCACCTCGACCTCGAGACCGCGTTCGACGAGGCCGGCCTCCTCGTCGAGGGCGATCGCGAGGACGACGCCTCGGTCTTCACCGGCGGCCAGACCAATCGCACGGACCTCGGCGTCACGGTTCGCCACCCCGACGGCGAGGACGTCATCGTGCGCGATACGGTCCCCGAGGGCTGGGACGTCGACGAAGAGTACGGCAACGTCGAGGCGACGACGCCCGCCTTCGGCGGCGGCACGCACGTCTACTTCGGCGTCGACGACCCGCGGTCGGCCTACGAGGAGCTGACGCACTTCGCGCAGGCGCCGAACGACGTCGAGGAGTCCGGGCGCTACACCTTCGGCCCGATCGCGGTCACGACCGACACGGGCGACGACGGGACGCTCACCGGCCGCGAGTGGACCGCGATCAGCGGCACCGACCGGACGGTCACCGTCGTCGCCGAGGAAACCTGA
- a CDS encoding S8 family peptidase, with amino-acid sequence MSPTPHSTASNRRQFLRLVGAASAGAVAFSGAAAAAIADGLETDADDLQEALVVFDDADDVDRLAELDLAEGFYGYETLPIGYGLLSGDQLLEVAGWEEVRRVSPNAELDWEHDDARPDTRAREVQAGEGLETPYTGENVHAAVIDTGIDGAHPDLEGNLEANWQWVGNPLDEGGEDDVWVDLGAVNSDDVGHGTHCCGSVGADGSESDGEYRGMAPDVTLTSYSTNASLTLLKATSAYDHLLTLQESGEHEIHLASNSYGAGPGEFDPWDPLNVATWYAYEADVLVSFSAGNDGPENDTLGQRKQAPYVMNVAAAHADQSITDFSSRGDAEGNHDRETAFENVVDLYSGVPEDEIDGPFGLHRPSVAAKGASVMSTLNPAHPLQAYAVDDEVYYGLLSGTSMACPVAVGCAALALDAYLEHHGEVPDPIDVISTLEATADAAATDGLEEPSGTAEYAPTNAGAGYVDALAAAQRTEDGDLASFEEVTLADE; translated from the coding sequence ATGTCACCCACCCCACACTCGACAGCATCGAACCGACGACAGTTCCTCCGACTCGTCGGCGCCGCGAGCGCCGGCGCGGTCGCGTTCAGCGGCGCCGCCGCCGCGGCGATCGCGGACGGCCTCGAGACCGACGCCGACGACCTCCAGGAAGCGCTGGTCGTCTTCGACGACGCCGACGACGTCGATCGGCTCGCCGAACTCGACCTCGCCGAGGGCTTCTACGGCTACGAGACGCTCCCGATCGGTTACGGCCTGCTCTCGGGCGACCAACTGCTCGAGGTCGCCGGCTGGGAGGAGGTCCGCCGCGTCTCGCCCAACGCCGAACTCGACTGGGAGCACGACGACGCCAGACCCGATACCCGCGCCCGCGAGGTCCAGGCGGGCGAGGGGCTCGAGACGCCGTACACCGGCGAGAACGTCCACGCGGCCGTCATCGACACCGGCATCGACGGCGCCCATCCGGATCTCGAGGGGAACCTCGAGGCGAACTGGCAGTGGGTCGGAAACCCGCTCGACGAGGGCGGCGAGGACGACGTCTGGGTCGACCTCGGCGCCGTCAACAGCGACGACGTCGGCCACGGGACCCACTGCTGCGGCAGCGTCGGCGCCGACGGCTCGGAGAGCGACGGCGAGTACCGCGGGATGGCCCCCGATGTGACGCTGACGTCGTACTCGACGAACGCGTCGCTCACGCTGTTGAAAGCCACGTCAGCGTACGACCACCTGCTCACGCTTCAAGAGTCCGGCGAGCACGAGATCCACCTCGCGTCGAACTCCTACGGCGCCGGGCCCGGCGAGTTCGACCCCTGGGATCCGCTGAACGTCGCCACCTGGTACGCCTACGAAGCGGACGTCCTGGTCTCGTTCTCGGCGGGCAACGACGGCCCCGAGAACGACACGCTGGGCCAGCGCAAGCAGGCGCCGTACGTGATGAACGTCGCCGCCGCTCACGCCGACCAGTCGATCACCGACTTCTCCTCGCGAGGCGACGCCGAGGGCAACCACGACCGCGAGACAGCCTTCGAGAACGTCGTCGATCTCTACTCCGGCGTCCCCGAGGACGAGATCGACGGCCCGTTCGGCCTCCACCGGCCGAGCGTCGCGGCCAAGGGCGCGAGCGTGATGAGCACGCTCAACCCGGCCCACCCGCTGCAGGCCTACGCCGTAGACGACGAGGTCTACTACGGCCTGCTCAGCGGCACGAGCATGGCCTGTCCGGTCGCCGTCGGCTGCGCCGCTCTCGCGCTCGACGCCTACCTCGAGCACCACGGCGAGGTGCCCGACCCGATCGACGTCATCTCGACGCTCGAGGCGACCGCGGACGCCGCGGCGACGGACGGACTCGAGGAGCCGAGCGGGACGGCCGAGTACGCGCCGACCAACGCCGGCGCGGGCTACGTCGACGCCCTGGCCGCCGCGCAGCGCACCGAGGACGGCGACCTCGCGAGCTTCGAGGAGGTGACCCTGGCGGACGAGTAG
- a CDS encoding M14 family zinc carboxypeptidase — protein sequence MSEYDSSHDEAEPHDADERGRNHAGHTHETLDESAFDDVSIGRRQFGRLAAAVGAALALPGNAVADLENETMTDEYEYVVNHTPDDYPAPTLIRFADTSGIDDLLGLDLEVDDDWILEERSVAYAQLTTAQVEDVVDLPTAEELSYTPGSNPFWRLGYYPLGVFPQPHRSVDFVDYEQMIDGLSHLESEHGDRLNFFPIDEDAQYGESPGHYNYVSDRDDPKDVYVAELTNDVRDRESFEEKRKVMFVLGMHGLERAGVEAGTRFIEQLLRGTEQETANLLDDAVLLFLFANPDGWVARSPQHSSGWQLAGPGTGLPRAPAAPLYERGNAEIYDTNRQYPTVGWIDPAHFPSEPDPDRAVGDSPPRDVVERVPDSLGIVEHFRNYENITHGADLHGMFWNSDFILGMINQNEYTQDEFHDLYEMNRVLEADLEEELDDWETLADVQEAATGDYNPEVLFPILPETAYDYSTIWDAIGYTITGGLIGWMAADESLGGLGVTTMGFEMAYSHMIGGNVYNPELVDIQTRGYQASIRTMTEYALRDVDSSVVSDGESVAYVATDGLTRSSDDLEFASDTSLAVETTSTTVAPGETATISFDVEEGVHTLSVNPHADDGLADAILRGPAGSAVRTSRPSETNANAHHHHEPWTVKRPRAGTWTVEFTSLMADSDPEDVIEPEVEVGTLSAEGNPDPREALGFEQEEYEVTPLEFFADYDASNAGVEVVELTVDDVKSGAHHDHENLVVVHDDFAADAEYVAALDDYVEADGNLVLTDTGVALLAELESAPGVSDDDVTRNAEFEVAHLDEKDEDHPLLTDARPIQQLLWKVAPLGYAYAEEAPMTLVDPDAFESSGGLSAGKTDGQVAAGSIFTDPDEWQGIHVVGGLLPPASQENLHPFGLMNHAVSFFGHTVFTNALGFEQVRTVDGEEIKRFGDADQGPIEGEEPAFTVEGDREDSGSVFTGGQTNRTELDVDVLEPDDETVLVRDTVPENWGVDEEYGDVEATAPATNGGTHVYFGLDDPAGSYEELTHFAEAPDDVLESDAYEFGPIAVSRDAGDGTLTDREWIDLEDTDRDVTVVAEDV from the coding sequence ATGAGCGAGTACGATTCATCGCACGACGAAGCGGAACCGCACGACGCGGACGAACGGGGACGCAACCACGCCGGTCACACCCACGAGACGCTCGACGAGAGCGCGTTCGACGACGTCTCGATCGGCCGTCGCCAGTTCGGCCGACTGGCCGCCGCCGTCGGGGCGGCGCTGGCGCTCCCCGGGAACGCCGTCGCCGACCTCGAGAACGAGACGATGACCGACGAGTACGAGTACGTCGTCAACCACACGCCCGACGACTACCCGGCTCCGACGCTGATCCGGTTCGCGGATACGTCGGGGATCGACGACCTGCTCGGCCTCGATCTCGAGGTCGACGACGACTGGATCCTCGAGGAGCGGTCGGTCGCCTACGCGCAGTTGACGACCGCCCAGGTCGAGGACGTCGTCGACCTGCCGACCGCGGAGGAGTTGAGCTACACGCCCGGCTCGAACCCGTTCTGGCGGCTGGGCTACTACCCGCTCGGGGTGTTCCCCCAGCCCCACCGGAGCGTCGACTTCGTCGACTACGAGCAGATGATCGACGGGCTCTCCCATCTCGAGTCCGAGCACGGCGATCGGCTGAACTTCTTCCCGATCGACGAGGACGCCCAGTACGGCGAGAGCCCGGGCCACTACAACTACGTCTCCGACCGCGACGATCCGAAGGACGTCTACGTCGCCGAGTTGACGAACGACGTCCGCGACCGGGAGTCGTTCGAGGAGAAGCGGAAGGTGATGTTCGTCCTCGGGATGCACGGCCTCGAGCGGGCGGGCGTCGAAGCCGGCACGCGATTCATCGAGCAGTTGCTTCGAGGGACCGAACAGGAGACCGCGAACTTGCTCGACGACGCGGTGCTTCTGTTCCTCTTTGCCAACCCGGACGGGTGGGTCGCGCGGAGTCCCCAGCACTCGAGCGGCTGGCAGCTCGCCGGCCCCGGGACCGGCCTTCCGCGCGCCCCCGCCGCGCCGCTGTACGAGCGCGGCAACGCGGAGATATACGACACCAACCGCCAGTACCCGACCGTCGGTTGGATCGATCCCGCGCACTTCCCGAGCGAGCCCGATCCGGATCGGGCGGTCGGCGACTCGCCGCCGCGGGACGTGGTCGAGCGCGTCCCCGACTCGCTCGGCATCGTCGAGCACTTCCGGAACTACGAGAACATCACGCACGGCGCGGACCTCCACGGGATGTTCTGGAACTCGGACTTCATCCTCGGGATGATCAACCAGAACGAGTACACCCAGGACGAGTTCCACGACCTCTACGAGATGAACCGGGTTCTCGAGGCCGACCTCGAGGAGGAACTCGACGACTGGGAGACCCTGGCCGACGTTCAAGAGGCGGCGACCGGTGACTACAACCCCGAGGTGCTGTTTCCGATCCTGCCCGAAACCGCGTACGATTATTCGACCATCTGGGACGCCATCGGGTACACCATCACCGGCGGACTCATCGGCTGGATGGCGGCCGACGAGTCCCTGGGCGGGCTGGGCGTGACCACGATGGGATTCGAGATGGCCTACAGCCACATGATCGGCGGAAACGTCTACAATCCCGAACTCGTCGACATCCAGACCAGGGGCTACCAGGCGTCGATCCGGACGATGACCGAGTACGCCCTCCGCGACGTCGACTCGAGCGTCGTCTCGGACGGCGAATCCGTCGCCTACGTCGCCACCGACGGGCTCACCCGCTCGTCGGACGACCTCGAGTTCGCGAGCGACACCTCGCTTGCGGTCGAGACGACCTCGACGACCGTCGCACCCGGGGAGACGGCGACGATCTCGTTCGACGTCGAGGAGGGGGTGCACACCCTCTCGGTGAATCCCCACGCCGACGACGGTCTCGCCGACGCGATCCTTCGAGGACCCGCGGGATCGGCCGTTCGCACTTCGCGGCCGTCCGAGACGAACGCTAACGCTCACCACCACCACGAGCCGTGGACGGTCAAGCGTCCCCGAGCCGGGACCTGGACGGTCGAGTTCACGAGCCTCATGGCCGACAGCGATCCCGAGGACGTGATCGAACCCGAGGTCGAGGTCGGAACGCTCTCGGCCGAGGGCAACCCCGACCCGCGCGAGGCGCTCGGCTTCGAACAGGAGGAGTACGAGGTGACCCCCCTCGAGTTCTTCGCGGACTACGACGCCAGCAACGCCGGCGTCGAGGTCGTCGAACTAACCGTCGACGACGTCAAATCCGGTGCCCACCACGACCACGAGAACCTCGTCGTCGTTCACGACGACTTCGCGGCCGACGCGGAGTACGTCGCCGCCCTCGACGACTACGTCGAGGCGGACGGCAACCTCGTGTTGACCGATACGGGCGTCGCGCTGCTGGCGGAACTCGAGAGCGCCCCCGGCGTGAGCGACGACGACGTCACCCGCAACGCCGAGTTCGAGGTCGCCCACCTCGATGAGAAAGACGAGGACCACCCGCTGTTGACCGACGCGCGCCCCATCCAGCAGCTGCTCTGGAAGGTCGCGCCGCTGGGCTACGCCTACGCCGAGGAGGCCCCGATGACGCTCGTCGACCCGGACGCGTTCGAGTCCTCGGGCGGCCTTTCGGCCGGTAAAACCGACGGTCAGGTCGCCGCGGGTTCGATCTTCACCGATCCCGACGAGTGGCAGGGCATCCACGTCGTCGGCGGGCTGCTCCCGCCCGCGAGCCAGGAGAACCTCCACCCGTTCGGGCTGATGAACCACGCGGTGTCGTTCTTCGGTCACACCGTCTTCACCAACGCGCTCGGCTTCGAGCAGGTACGGACGGTCGACGGCGAGGAAATCAAGCGCTTCGGCGACGCCGACCAGGGGCCGATCGAAGGCGAGGAACCCGCGTTCACGGTCGAGGGCGACCGCGAGGACTCGGGATCGGTCTTCACCGGCGGCCAGACCAACCGCACGGAACTCGACGTGGACGTCCTCGAACCCGACGACGAGACCGTGCTGGTACGGGATACGGTGCCCGAGAACTGGGGCGTCGACGAGGAGTACGGCGACGTCGAAGCGACCGCGCCCGCGACGAACGGCGGCACGCACGTCTACTTTGGCCTGGACGATCCCGCCGGGAGCTACGAGGAACTGACCCACTTCGCCGAAGCGCCCGACGACGTCCTCGAGAGCGACGCCTACGAGTTCGGCCCGATCGCCGTCTCGCGTGACGCGGGCGACGGAACGCTCACCGACCGCGAGTGGATCGACCTCGAGGACACCGATCGAGACGTCACCGTTGTCGCGGAGGACGTCTAG
- a CDS encoding S8 family peptidase: MTRDTPSPATGSTRRRFLAGAGTAGVVGGIGLTGSASALLGDAIGGLVSIGDTLVDDALDLESDEEQEVIVVFEENEDADRLLNLDVLVGRFAVLPMAYAELTGPLIERVAGWDDVRYVSANYELEYYNDDARASTRADQVQAGEGLESGYTGENAHAVVIDSGVDGAHPDLEENLQANLQYVGIPEVTEPLWWQDVGFVDSDNSGHGTHCSGSVAGNGSASDGEYAGMAPDADLTVYSCGAGGLLVVYVVAAYDDMLRRQQEGEHDVQVVSNSYGPVDDDRPFVPDEPTNVATWHAHEAGILPVFAAGNSGPENGTLSQFAKAPHVLGVAATHADQTVTDFSSRGRSQDGSWDHDNYDRETAYENLTALHAETDEDEVDGPLGIYRNGVAAKGGDVMSTLNPADPLNAVEPDDELYYGLMSGTSMSCPVTAGCATLVVDAYVENHGEAPRPIDVLTTLEATAVEDVHDTYTAESVGAGYVDALAAVERAEAGDLAGFDEIEIAPGNHE; this comes from the coding sequence ATGACTCGAGACACCCCCTCACCGGCCACCGGATCGACTCGACGGCGGTTCCTCGCGGGCGCAGGCACCGCCGGGGTCGTCGGCGGAATCGGACTCACCGGGAGTGCGAGCGCACTGCTCGGCGACGCGATAGGCGGCCTCGTCAGCATCGGCGACACGCTGGTCGACGACGCACTCGACCTCGAGAGCGACGAGGAACAGGAGGTGATCGTGGTCTTCGAAGAAAACGAAGACGCGGATCGCCTGCTGAACCTCGACGTCCTCGTCGGCCGCTTCGCCGTGTTACCGATGGCGTACGCCGAACTCACCGGCCCGCTGATCGAACGGGTCGCGGGCTGGGACGACGTGCGGTACGTCTCCGCGAACTACGAACTCGAGTACTACAACGACGACGCGCGGGCGTCGACCCGCGCGGATCAGGTTCAGGCCGGCGAGGGGCTCGAGTCGGGCTACACCGGCGAGAACGCACACGCCGTCGTCATCGATTCGGGCGTCGACGGGGCCCACCCGGACCTCGAGGAGAACCTGCAGGCGAACCTGCAGTACGTCGGCATCCCCGAAGTCACCGAACCGCTCTGGTGGCAGGACGTCGGCTTCGTCGACAGCGATAACAGCGGCCACGGCACCCACTGTTCGGGAAGCGTCGCCGGGAACGGGTCGGCCAGCGACGGCGAGTACGCCGGAATGGCGCCCGACGCCGACCTCACGGTTTACTCCTGCGGTGCCGGCGGACTGCTGGTCGTCTACGTCGTCGCCGCCTACGACGACATGTTGCGGCGCCAGCAGGAGGGCGAACACGACGTCCAGGTCGTCTCGAACTCCTACGGTCCCGTCGACGACGACCGCCCGTTCGTTCCCGACGAGCCGACGAACGTCGCGACCTGGCACGCCCACGAGGCGGGCATCCTGCCGGTGTTCGCGGCGGGCAACAGCGGTCCCGAGAACGGGACCCTGAGTCAGTTCGCGAAAGCGCCGCACGTCCTCGGCGTGGCGGCGACCCACGCCGACCAGACCGTGACGGACTTCTCCTCTCGCGGTCGCTCGCAGGACGGTTCCTGGGATCACGACAACTACGACCGCGAGACGGCCTACGAGAACCTCACCGCGCTGCACGCGGAGACCGACGAGGACGAGGTAGACGGTCCGCTGGGGATCTACCGCAACGGGGTCGCCGCCAAGGGCGGCGACGTGATGAGCACGCTCAACCCCGCCGATCCGCTGAACGCCGTCGAACCCGACGACGAACTCTACTACGGGCTCATGTCCGGAACGAGCATGTCCTGTCCCGTTACCGCGGGCTGTGCGACGCTCGTCGTCGACGCCTACGTCGAGAACCACGGCGAGGCGCCCCGTCCGATCGACGTGCTGACGACGCTCGAGGCGACCGCCGTCGAGGACGTCCACGACACCTACACCGCCGAATCGGTCGGCGCCGGATACGTCGACGCGCTGGCGGCGGTCGAACGCGCCGAGGCGGGCGATCTCGCCGGGTTCGACGAGATCGAGATCGCTCCCGGGAACCACGAGTAG
- a CDS encoding sugar phosphate isomerase/epimerase family protein: MPKTAINLYSVRALEASATEVLDRVADAGYDGVQFAGECSPVHDDPDAIAETLERRGLEVAPPHVGIEALEDDRSAVREAYAPFEIDAVVVPWLDPDGFESAAAVDETAARIDALAADLADDGWDLHYHNHDHEYADLGDERAFDRFVGATNVGIELDVGWALVAGDEPATRIRDLEGRVRTVHMKDMDVDADPSFVEIGEGDVDMRACAEAAAAVDAEWLVYEHDDPADPAASIERGAAFLDEL; the protein is encoded by the coding sequence ATGCCGAAGACCGCAATCAACCTCTACAGCGTTCGCGCGCTCGAGGCGTCCGCGACCGAGGTTCTCGACCGCGTCGCGGACGCGGGCTACGACGGCGTGCAGTTCGCCGGGGAGTGCTCGCCGGTACACGACGATCCGGACGCGATCGCCGAAACGCTCGAACGACGCGGCCTGGAGGTCGCTCCGCCCCACGTCGGTATCGAGGCGCTCGAGGACGACCGATCGGCCGTCCGGGAGGCCTACGCGCCCTTCGAAATCGACGCCGTCGTCGTTCCGTGGCTCGATCCCGACGGGTTCGAATCGGCGGCGGCCGTCGACGAGACCGCGGCGCGGATCGACGCGCTCGCGGCCGATCTCGCGGACGACGGCTGGGACCTGCACTACCACAACCACGACCACGAGTACGCCGACCTGGGCGACGAGCGCGCGTTCGACCGCTTCGTCGGCGCGACCAACGTCGGCATCGAACTCGACGTCGGCTGGGCGCTCGTCGCCGGCGACGAGCCCGCAACGCGCATCCGCGACCTCGAGGGACGGGTGCGGACGGTCCACATGAAAGATATGGACGTCGACGCCGATCCGAGCTTCGTCGAGATCGGCGAGGGCGACGTCGACATGCGGGCCTGCGCCGAGGCCGCCGCGGCGGTCGACGCCGAGTGGCTCGTCTACGAGCACGACGATCCGGCCGATCCCGCCGCCTCGATCGAACGCGGGGCGGCGTTTCTGGACGAACTGTAG